One stretch of Acyrthosiphon pisum isolate AL4f unplaced genomic scaffold, pea_aphid_22Mar2018_4r6ur Scaffold_21807;HRSCAF=24939, whole genome shotgun sequence DNA includes these proteins:
- the LOC115034967 gene encoding uncharacterized protein LOC115034967, producing the protein MADEFLESSTISFDPLKITRKKKVPRMAGEMACDEQVSDPLKKFEVQTFNSVIDITLSQLKTRFDSTNIGALKDMSLLSRRRIQEINRNPNSLPHDSFEKLCLMHTMIDRDILITEYLQFCNNFIEIESSVLLPKTLHGSFNNCEDQNDEECNIDNDHNFDMDDDNDDNRESAEQDKTNMASTLQTFKIFCTANLANVFPNLFYVLKLSVTLPVTSCSVERSFSKLKLIKTKLRTSMIQDRLEHLIKISCERDIQPNIENIIISMAGKSPVLNKCLIY; encoded by the exons atggcTGATGAATTTTTGGAAAGTAGTACTATATCATTTGATCCACtaaaaattacaagaaaaaaaaaagttcctaGAATGGcag gtGAAATGGCATGTGATGAACAAGTAAGtgatccattaaaaaaatttgaagtaCAAACATTCAATTCTGTTATTGATATAACACTATCTCAATTGAAAACTCGTTTCGATTCAACAAATATTGGTGCTTTAAAAGATATGTCTCTACTTTCAAGAAGAAGGATTCAAGAAATAAATAGAAATCCAAATTCTCTTCCTCATGACTCTTTTGAAAAGTTGTGTTTGATGCATACAATGATTGATAGAGACATTTTAATTACTGAATATCTACAATTTTGTAATAACTTCATAGAAATTGAAAGTTCTGTGCTACTCCCTAAAACTCTTCATGGTTCATTTAATAATTGTGAAGATCAAAATGATGAAGAATGTAATATTGATAATGACCATAATTTTGATATggatgatgataatgatgacAATAGAGAGAGCGCCGAACAAGATAAAACAAATATGGCCAGCACACtgcaaacttttaaaatattctgtacAGCTAATTTAGCTAATGTATTTCCAAATCTATTTTATGTTCTAAAACTAAGTGTAACTCTACCAGTTACTAGTTGTAGTGTCGAAAGAAGCTTTTCAAAACTGAagcttattaaaacaaaattaagaacTTCTATGATACAAGATcgacttgaacatttaattaaaatcagcTGTGAAAGAGATATTCAACCGAACatcgaaaatataattatttctatggCAGGTAAAAGCCCTGtgctaaataaatgtttaatatactaa